A genomic segment from Pseudopipra pipra isolate bDixPip1 chromosome 14, bDixPip1.hap1, whole genome shotgun sequence encodes:
- the LOC135422032 gene encoding uncharacterized protein LOC135422032 — translation MPALPALLALVAAALLALLGARRAAAPGAWSPLKRWALGCLLLCHGAWRQRAAAGGTAEPRRPRPLRPDPHALDSVYFTGFAETNKTFVIARLAKRPAGMCEMWLFLRVEGIGQFEHPQHPNMMVPDESEEIWSGGGLTIEYLEPQMCWKISFDGLLRKGPYRQQWSEEEGDLVPVKFSLHWENFTEVFNFNVDSHPSTFARAFAQEPWTIQFFQRVKKQKEQHFRHEQWGQSVGEIEIENREKIELSLKGVRSHSYGIRNWAEIYRYVMILAHFEDGTAAHLTVINIPATTTNLTVGYVFFPDGRKAGIEWSNASLAEIAEDGVIKDEYGVSFTAGGKDFAVSAVLDKQTCPMVFNGLVGSGVFHECIADFQLDGSTQGWGLVEFYYRDEAAQLVPNLQLGPKT, via the exons ATGCCGGCGCTGCCGGCGCTCCTGGCGCTCGTGGCCGCGGCGCTGCTGGCGCTGCTCGGGGCCCGGCGAGCGGCCGCCCCCGGCGCCTGGTCCCCGCTGAAGCGCTGGGCCCTGGGCTGCCTCTTGCTCTGCCACGGCGCCTGGAGGCAGCGGGCGGCCGCAGGAGGCACCGCCGAGCCGCGCCGGCCGCGCCCGCTCCGCCCCGACCCCCAC GCTCTGGATTCCGTGTACTTCACTGGTTTTGCAGAGACCAACAAGACCTTTGTGATCGCTCGTCTTGCCAAACGTCCTGCGGGGATGTGTGAGATGTGGCTCTTCCTGAGGGTGGAGGGAATTGGGCAGTTTGAA CACCCACAACATCCCAACATGATGGTGCCTGATGAGTCTGAAGAGATCTGGAGTGGAGGAGGGCTCACTATTGAATACTTGGAGCCCCAAATGTGCTGGAAAATAAGCTTTGATGGATTGCTCAG GAAAGGACCCTACAGACAGCAGTGGAGTGAAGAGGAAGGTGATCTTGTACCAGTTAAATTCTCTTTGCA TTGGGAGAACTTCACAGAAGTTTTTAACTTTAATGTTGACAGTCACCCCAGCACATTTGCACGAGCTTTTGCCCAGGAACCCTGGACCATCCAGTTCTTCCAGAGGGTCAAAAA acaaaaggAACAACATTTCCGACACGAGCAGTGGGGCCAGTCTGTGGGAGAAATTGAAATAGAAAATCGTGAGAAAATTGAACTTTCCCTCAAAGGGGTTCGGAGCCACTCTTATG GTATCAGGAACTGGGCTGAGATTTACCGTTATGTCATGATTTTGGCACACTTTGAA gaTGGGACTGCAGCACATTTAACAGTTATTAACATTCCAGCTACCACAACTAA CCTCACTGTAGGTTATGTGTTTTTCCCTGATGGGAGGAAGGCTGGCATTGAGTGGTCCAACGCCTCTCTGGCTGAGATAGCTGAGGATGGTGTTATCAAGGATGAATATGGAGTCAGTTTTACTGCTG GTGGCAAGGACTTTGCTGTTTCTGCAGTGCTGGATAAGCAGACCTGCCCCATGGTGTTCAATGGCCTGGTGGGAAGTGGCGTTTTCCACGAGTGCATTGCAGATTTCCAACTGGATGGGTCAACACAAGGCTGGGGCTTGGTTGAATTTTATTACAG GGACGAGGCCGCCCAGCTGGTTCCGAATTTGCAGCTTGGTCCCAAAACTTAA